The Acomys russatus chromosome 3, mAcoRus1.1, whole genome shotgun sequence genome has a window encoding:
- the LOC127186950 gene encoding prolactin-7A1-like yields MSLSFSQLCSWSLLLLVSNLLLWQNVASVPLNSNETDDDELFLKELFDHAMTLTQNISDHNIELRRIFTISELSAKLFDKFLNSSFAFYDQFMFEFLGDQELLNKSLICCHNYSIKTPENMDEAQTIPLEDFPKMLLSRTWTWNNTLTNLLKILGSMPGTYDDVISLVEDIETENAELLEATKSILSSINATRGDVDYALWSGFEDFQSSDELSQFVALCKLSYCLHVDTHTVDLYLKFLRCIVLVDSDICSSSRNEADP; encoded by the exons ATGTCACTGTCTTTCTCTCAACTGTGCTCCT GGTCACTTCTGCTGCTGGTGTCAAACCTACTTTTATGGCAGAATGTGGCCTCTGTGCCACTGAACAGCAATGAGACAGATGATGATGAACTATTCCTCAAGGAACTGTTTGATCATGCCATGACACTTACCCAGAACATCAGTGACCACAACATAGAATTGCGCAGGATATTT acCATCAGTGAGTTATCTGCAAAACTGTTTGATAAATTT CTAAATTCATCATTTGCCTTCTATGACCAATTT ATGTTTGAGTTTCTTGGGGATCAGGAGTTACTGAATAAATCTCTCATCTGCTGCCACAATTATTCTATCAAAACTCCAGAAAACATGGATGAAGCCCAAACAATCCCt CTTGAAGACTTTCCAAAAATGCTACTCAGTAGAACGTGGACTTGGAATAACACTCTTACAAACCTGCTGAAAATTCTTGGAAGTATGCCAGGAACGTATGATGATGTCATATCATTAGTCGAAGACATTGAGACAGAAAATGCAGAGCTTCTTGAAGCTACCAAGAGTATACTCAGCTCG ATTAATGCAACAAGAGGAGATGTGGATTATGCCCTTTGGTCTGGTTTTGAAGACTTTCAATCATCTGATGAATTATCTCAATTTGTTGCTCTCTGTAAATTATCCTATTGCTTACATGTTGACACACATACAGTTGACCTTTATCTCAAGTTCTTGAGATGTATTGTGCTTGTTGATAGCGACATCTGCTCATCCTCAAGAAATGAAGCTGATCCATGA